A genomic region of Trichothermofontia sichuanensis B231 contains the following coding sequences:
- a CDS encoding sugar transferase, translating into MQPQSQLENPVDFSHPSTLSWAKRLIDVLGAIIGLLITAILFLPIAIAIKIDDPGPIFYSQIRCGHRGRTFRMWKFRSMIADADKLQHLVHNQAKGNIFKNRHDPRVTRVGRFLRRTSLDEFPQFWNVLKGDMSLVGTRPPTVSEVMRYKEHHWKRLEVKPGITGEWQVRGRSKIEDFEEIVQLDLQYQDRWSLLYDLSLVVQTVFVVFVRDGAY; encoded by the coding sequence TTGCAACCACAGTCTCAATTAGAAAATCCTGTCGATTTTTCGCACCCATCGACCCTGAGCTGGGCAAAACGATTAATTGATGTTTTAGGGGCAATTATTGGGTTGTTGATTACGGCTATCCTATTTCTGCCGATCGCGATCGCGATTAAAATAGATGATCCAGGCCCCATTTTCTATAGCCAAATTCGCTGTGGCCATCGCGGACGGACGTTTCGGATGTGGAAGTTCCGTTCGATGATTGCTGACGCTGATAAGCTACAACATTTGGTCCATAACCAAGCCAAAGGAAATATTTTTAAGAATCGTCATGATCCCCGTGTTACACGTGTAGGGCGTTTTTTGCGGCGCACAAGTCTAGATGAATTCCCCCAATTTTGGAACGTTTTGAAGGGGGACATGAGCTTGGTTGGGACGCGCCCACCAACAGTTTCTGAGGTGATGCGCTATAAGGAACATCATTGGAAGCGTTTGGAAGTGAAGCCAGGGATTACGGGGGAATGGCAGGTACGCGGTCGCTCTAAGATTGAAGATTTTGAGGAAATTGTGCAATTAGATTTGCAGTATCAGGATCGCTGGTCATTACTCTATGATCTCAGCCTCGTGGTCCAAACGGTGTTTGTTGTCTTTGTCAGGGATGGGGCTTATTAA
- a CDS encoding serine/threonine-protein kinase, which translates to MSWNAGHTLHGDRYTIERPLGVGGFGITYLARDSRNRQVVIKTLKDSLRQEKDFSHRCDRFRDEALRLALCRHPHIVQIENAFQEGDLPCIVMEYVAGRTLWEWVEERGALSEAEGLTYIRQIGSALSTIHEKGLLHRDIQPQNIMMRQVADSPPAAPCYEAVLIDFGLAREFIPDTSQAYTLVMTHGFAPIEQYIREALRGEFSDVYALAATLYYVLTREIPVSAHARAAKAALKPPNRFNPRISEATNAAILQGMALQARDRPQTVRDWLSQLPTIGETDRISASPLRLANATNGGDQPLPAPQEQAGSARVAVLSVPPLSTLESVPLISATGVDYGPLREHLGAQQWQWADAETTGLMLKLAGRQAAGWLRLEDLQQLPAVDLRTIDRLWYNSSGGRFGFCVQQQVWYSLVGTPYADLDAWYTFSDRLGWSLQALWLDWRHLIFDLETAPRGHLPHPPLHWVIAIAALLQRQDFVLEPTSREDLGHVNLNSDLTANNRQ; encoded by the coding sequence ATGAGTTGGAACGCAGGGCACACCCTCCACGGCGATCGCTATACAATCGAGCGACCCTTGGGGGTGGGGGGGTTTGGCATTACCTACTTGGCGCGAGATTCCCGGAATCGGCAGGTGGTCATTAAAACCCTGAAGGATAGTCTCCGCCAGGAGAAGGACTTTAGTCACCGTTGCGATCGCTTTCGGGATGAGGCGTTGCGACTTGCCCTGTGTCGCCATCCGCACATTGTCCAGATCGAGAATGCTTTTCAGGAAGGCGATCTTCCCTGCATTGTGATGGAATATGTGGCGGGTCGAACGCTTTGGGAGTGGGTGGAGGAACGGGGTGCCCTGTCGGAGGCGGAGGGACTGACCTACATTCGCCAGATTGGCAGCGCCCTGAGCACGATCCACGAGAAGGGTTTACTCCATCGGGATATCCAGCCGCAAAATATCATGATGCGACAGGTGGCCGACTCACCGCCGGCGGCTCCCTGCTATGAAGCGGTTCTCATTGACTTTGGGCTAGCGCGGGAGTTTATCCCGGATACCAGCCAAGCCTATACGTTGGTGATGACCCACGGGTTTGCCCCGATCGAGCAATATATCCGCGAAGCCCTGCGGGGTGAATTTTCCGATGTTTATGCCCTTGCTGCCACCCTCTACTATGTGCTGACGCGGGAGATTCCGGTTTCTGCCCATGCCCGTGCTGCCAAGGCGGCTCTCAAACCGCCCAACCGCTTCAACCCCCGGATTAGTGAAGCCACCAATGCGGCGATCCTACAGGGGATGGCCCTCCAGGCCCGCGATCGCCCCCAAACCGTGCGGGATTGGCTGAGTCAGTTACCGACGATCGGGGAAACGGATCGGATCTCGGCTTCGCCGCTTAGGCTTGCCAACGCGACAAATGGGGGCGATCAACCACTGCCTGCGCCTCAGGAACAAGCAGGCAGCGCGAGGGTTGCGGTGTTATCCGTTCCACCCCTATCTACCTTAGAATCGGTCCCCCTGATTTCAGCCACGGGGGTGGACTATGGCCCCTTGCGGGAGCACTTGGGAGCGCAACAGTGGCAGTGGGCTGATGCAGAAACAACGGGCCTAATGCTGAAACTTGCGGGGCGACAGGCAGCGGGCTGGTTGCGGTTGGAGGATCTGCAACAGTTGCCGGCAGTGGATCTGCGCACGATTGATCGCCTTTGGTATAACAGCAGTGGCGGACGGTTTGGGTTTTGTGTTCAACAGCAGGTTTGGTACAGCTTGGTGGGCACACCCTATGCTGATCTGGATGCCTGGTATACTTTCAGCGATCGCCTGGGTTGGTCCCTGCAAGCCCTCTGGTTGGACTGGCGGCATTTGATTTTTGATCTAGAAACGGCTCCCAGGGGTCATCTTCCCCACCCGCCGCTCCATTGGGTCATTGCCATAGCTGCTCTGCTCCAGCGCCAAGACTTCGTGTTAGAGCCGACCAGTAGGGAGGATCTAGGGCACGTTAACCTTAACAGCGACCTTACAGCCAACAACAGGCAATAG
- the murI gene encoding glutamate racemase has product MRNPSSHCCPNRAGAVDTSATPLPLPLDLGGATPNPSTVSRIGIFDSGLGGLTVLREIQRQLPQESVLYFADTARLPYGTRSPSEILQFVREILTWMQTQRVKMVIMACNTSSALALETVQAEFNLPILGLILPGARAAVQQAQRIGVIATPATAASGAYGHAIREVDPNAQVWQIGCPEFVPLIEQNRLDDPYTYQVAQQYLAPLLAHQIDGLIYGCTHYPLLEPILRQILPPSVRLIDPAQSLVAAAAQELDALGLASTRPPLPTRFCVSGDAQAFSQAARRWLGVAPPVERVMLPRVVPNQLGSQIGSLG; this is encoded by the coding sequence GTGAGGAATCCTTCATCCCATTGTTGCCCCAACCGAGCCGGGGCTGTCGACACGTCAGCCACGCCTTTACCACTCCCCTTGGACTTAGGCGGGGCTACCCCTAACCCATCCACTGTCAGTCGGATTGGGATTTTTGACAGCGGGTTGGGTGGTCTGACCGTTCTGCGGGAAATCCAGCGCCAACTGCCCCAGGAATCGGTCCTCTATTTTGCCGATACCGCCCGTCTGCCCTACGGCACCCGCAGTCCTAGTGAAATCCTCCAGTTCGTTCGGGAAATCCTCACCTGGATGCAAACCCAGCGTGTGAAGATGGTCATCATGGCCTGCAATACCAGTTCAGCCCTCGCTCTAGAGACGGTCCAGGCAGAGTTTAACCTGCCGATTCTAGGGTTGATTTTGCCCGGTGCGCGGGCGGCAGTCCAACAAGCCCAGCGGATTGGCGTCATTGCGACACCCGCCACAGCAGCGAGCGGGGCCTATGGCCATGCTATTCGGGAAGTTGACCCCAATGCCCAGGTGTGGCAAATCGGCTGTCCCGAATTCGTCCCCCTAATTGAGCAGAATCGTCTCGATGATCCCTACACCTACCAGGTGGCGCAGCAGTATCTTGCCCCCCTGCTCGCCCACCAGATCGATGGCCTGATCTATGGATGTACCCACTATCCCTTACTCGAACCCATTCTGCGCCAGATCCTCCCCCCATCTGTACGCTTGATTGACCCGGCCCAGTCCCTGGTTGCTGCCGCCGCCCAAGAATTGGATGCCCTAGGGTTAGCCAGTACCCGCCCCCCACTACCAACCCGCTTCTGCGTCAGTGGTGATGCCCAGGCATTTAGTCAGGCAGCCCGTCGCTGGTTAGGGGTAGCACCTCCCGTCGAACGGGTAATGCTCCCAAGGGTTGTTCCCAATCAGCTTGGGAGCCAGATTGGCTCGTTGGGTTAG
- a CDS encoding STAS domain-containing protein, translated as MIMHNSSLFQTRHFDGIFSLTLPSRFSLNEALILQQMLQQIFQGDLFIQKIVLDFNKTTFLDGFGVVELAKMLNIARQKGIEFIVRNVSPSIGVVLSITGLELFLSMEV; from the coding sequence ATGATCATGCATAATAGTAGCCTTTTTCAAACACGCCATTTTGATGGAATATTTTCCTTGACTTTACCAAGTCGCTTTAGTCTCAATGAAGCGCTAATCCTTCAACAAATGTTACAGCAGATTTTTCAAGGTGATCTCTTTATTCAGAAGATCGTTCTAGACTTCAACAAGACAACATTTCTTGATGGATTTGGTGTAGTGGAACTAGCAAAAATGTTGAACATAGCTAGACAGAAGGGCATTGAATTTATTGTCAGGAATGTTAGCCCAAGTATTGGAGTTGTCTTATCAATCACAGGGCTAGAACTCTTCTTGAGCATGGAAGTTTAG
- a CDS encoding YdcF family protein has product MLLFLSKLLPLLIYPLGLTCVLLGVALFSRRRWPRLAHAAIALGWAILLISSSPWTALWLVSSLEQQHVPVGPLPSAAAIVVLGGGTKPALPPRPSVDLAAAGDRVLYGAQLYQAGKAPWLVLSGGRISWMGGGQSEAADMADLARRLGVPASAILLDTESFNTYQNAVNVRRILAEKGVQQFLLVTSAMHMPRAMLIFQRQGLDPIAAPTDFLYTDADRALGRTQPQAFVLNWLPDADALAKTTRALKEYIGIAVYRGLGWL; this is encoded by the coding sequence ATGTTGCTTTTTCTATCTAAACTGCTGCCGCTCCTGATCTATCCCCTGGGGCTGACTTGTGTGCTGCTGGGGGTGGCCCTGTTCAGTCGGCGGCGGTGGCCCCGGCTCGCTCACGCAGCGATCGCCCTGGGATGGGCTATTCTCCTAATCAGCAGTAGCCCTTGGACGGCTCTCTGGCTGGTCTCTTCCCTGGAGCAGCAACATGTTCCGGTTGGCCCCTTACCGTCTGCTGCGGCGATCGTGGTGTTGGGCGGGGGCACAAAACCAGCGCTGCCGCCGCGGCCTAGTGTTGATCTTGCTGCAGCGGGCGATCGAGTCCTCTATGGTGCCCAGTTGTATCAGGCGGGTAAAGCGCCGTGGCTGGTGCTCAGTGGCGGGCGTATCTCCTGGATGGGGGGTGGGCAATCCGAGGCTGCCGATATGGCTGATCTGGCTAGGCGTTTGGGGGTACCGGCTTCAGCGATACTGCTGGATACTGAGTCTTTCAATACCTATCAGAATGCAGTGAATGTGCGGCGCATTCTGGCTGAAAAAGGGGTGCAGCAGTTTCTGCTGGTCACCTCAGCTATGCACATGCCCCGTGCAATGTTAATTTTCCAACGGCAGGGGTTAGACCCGATCGCCGCTCCCACGGACTTTTTATATACCGATGCCGATCGTGCCCTTGGGCGTACCCAACCCCAGGCATTCGTCCTCAATTGGCTGCCCGATGCCGACGCCCTAGCAAAAACCACTCGCGCGTTGAAGGAATATATCGGGATTGCGGTTTATCGAGGGTTAGGGTGGCTGTGA
- a CDS encoding sigma-70 family RNA polymerase sigma factor, giving the protein MQSASPQSPSPRATGHISQYLYEIGKYPLLTPDQEVELGQHVQAMMALVDIPDPTPAQKQVIQRGRRARDQLIQSNLRLVVAVARHFQRQGVDLPDLIQEGCLGLARAAERFDPTKGFRFSTYAYPWIRQTIARSLATQPRLIRLPVHVYENLNRLKRLRQTLTAELGRTPTVAELAAGLETSTDEVQALLLHHRPTTSLNTQAGADEGHEWMELIASAGATPADLLDQEAQRELAHQLVGRLPERMQETINLRYGMADGVERTFVEIGKHLQLSKERVRQIEAQAIEKLRAEMQREEAIPAVGSKV; this is encoded by the coding sequence ATGCAAAGCGCTTCTCCTCAATCCCCGTCCCCCCGTGCAACTGGCCACATCAGTCAGTACCTATACGAAATTGGTAAGTACCCCCTGCTGACTCCTGACCAAGAAGTTGAACTGGGACAACACGTCCAAGCGATGATGGCTCTGGTTGATATCCCCGATCCCACCCCTGCCCAAAAGCAGGTGATCCAGCGCGGCAGGCGTGCCCGTGATCAATTGATCCAATCCAATTTGCGCTTGGTTGTTGCAGTCGCTAGGCATTTCCAACGCCAGGGGGTAGACCTCCCTGACTTGATTCAGGAAGGATGTCTGGGACTGGCAAGGGCAGCAGAGCGGTTCGACCCCACCAAAGGGTTTCGCTTTTCTACCTATGCCTATCCCTGGATTCGCCAAACGATCGCCCGTTCCCTCGCGACCCAACCCCGTCTTATTCGTCTACCGGTTCATGTTTACGAGAACCTCAATCGCCTTAAGCGTCTGAGGCAAACCCTGACGGCGGAACTGGGACGGACCCCAACGGTCGCCGAGTTAGCGGCTGGCCTTGAAACCAGCACCGATGAGGTGCAAGCCCTGTTATTGCACCATCGCCCAACCACCTCTCTGAACACCCAAGCGGGAGCGGATGAGGGGCATGAGTGGATGGAATTGATCGCGTCAGCGGGGGCAACCCCTGCCGATTTACTCGATCAGGAAGCCCAACGGGAGTTAGCCCACCAACTGGTTGGCCGCTTACCGGAGCGGATGCAGGAAACCATTAACCTTCGCTACGGGATGGCGGATGGGGTCGAGCGGACGTTCGTGGAAATTGGCAAACACTTACAGTTATCGAAGGAGCGGGTACGACAAATCGAGGCCCAAGCGATCGAAAAACTACGGGCAGAAATGCAACGGGAAGAAGCCATCCCCGCCGTTGGCTCAAAAGTTTAG
- the psaK gene encoding photosystem I reaction center subunit PsaK: MTPMLLAAVPHTPEWSPTVAVIMILCNILAAAIAKSTIKNPNVGPAMPSPELFGGLSQGAVIGTACFGHILGAGVILGLSYSGAI, from the coding sequence ATGACCCCAATGCTACTGGCGGCTGTGCCCCACACGCCCGAATGGAGTCCCACGGTGGCCGTAATCATGATCCTTTGCAATATTCTGGCGGCGGCGATCGCCAAAAGTACGATCAAGAATCCCAATGTTGGTCCGGCCATGCCATCCCCTGAGTTGTTTGGTGGCCTGAGCCAAGGGGCTGTGATCGGTACTGCCTGCTTTGGCCATATCCTCGGAGCGGGCGTCATTCTCGGCCTGTCTTATTCTGGTGCTATCTAA
- the folB gene encoding dihydroneopterin aldolase translates to MVTTQRCMDCIQVTGIRGYGYTGFLAAERTLGQWFEVDLTLGVDLTIAGQSDRLEDTLNYAQVVELVQELLETSRFQLLERLATAIVTAVFDWDSRIEHVQVRLTKLTPPIPHFAGQVAVEMRRQRQSVSAKLE, encoded by the coding sequence ATGGTAACAACCCAACGCTGCATGGATTGCATACAGGTGACCGGGATTCGCGGGTATGGGTACACGGGCTTTTTGGCGGCGGAGCGCACCCTGGGGCAGTGGTTTGAGGTGGATCTGACGCTGGGGGTGGATCTAACGATTGCCGGGCAGAGCGATCGCCTGGAGGATACACTGAATTATGCTCAGGTGGTCGAACTGGTCCAGGAATTGCTGGAAACGTCCCGTTTTCAGTTGTTGGAGCGTTTAGCCACCGCGATCGTGACGGCTGTGTTTGATTGGGATAGCCGGATTGAGCATGTTCAGGTCCGGTTAACGAAACTCACCCCACCGATTCCCCACTTTGCGGGGCAGGTTGCCGTGGAAATGCGGCGACAGCGGCAGTCGGTTTCCGCCAAATTAGAGTAA
- a CDS encoding CHAT domain-containing protein: MDSQIARSQGWQRWLWGLGVSVTVIAATGSITAPPAVGTPSHQLSQTVAVGNCTGVEVLRAAVCPGDELDAEETQLYQQINQYRAQYGLPPIPLAPSLNRVANRHVRDMAENLRQFTHAWSDCPYNPNQPNTYPCMWNAPQRLGTAYPGMGYESAHGGPAGYRATAASALQDWQASSHHNDMLLNRGLWQERRWQAIGLAIYQGYAVLWFGEVPDPAMSEPTIAQPPQPPSDRASFERAFREADLATAVQLVEQYRSREFTDYYGLRPPTVAISIDQISQTLNHWHRQTGKKPALSYVVSLQDRLDLILVLPNSPTAGQPYPLGRLSKALDPLQIVFPLSRKVPAAGSLVQSPPSQAVRKVLLRTDRASLQAVVTQFRQALLAGENGEPTDYLEPAQQLYQALIAPILPELTANQIQTLEISADVGLRSLPFAALHDGQQFLIERYSLTLIPSFALTDYGTATLRNQPVLAMGISQSTQGQQPLPAAAIEVENVTRGVWQGQGLLNQQATIAQVEQANRTQRFGILHLATHAHFSPGQAQQSYIQFWGERLKLNQLPSWMQALQGQNQPIQMLVLSACRTALGNEQAELGFAGVALGARVKTAIGSLWDVSDAATLGLISDFYRHLHTAPTKAEALRQAQLAMLHGKTRLEGDTLRLTRQTPIALPSDSRTLPAEFRHPYYWSAFTVIGSGY, translated from the coding sequence ATGGACAGTCAAATCGCCAGGAGTCAAGGATGGCAGCGCTGGCTTTGGGGTCTGGGTGTGAGCGTCACGGTGATCGCGGCTACGGGGTCGATCACGGCTCCCCCCGCCGTCGGCACCCCTAGTCATCAATTGAGCCAGACAGTTGCGGTAGGTAACTGTACAGGGGTCGAGGTTTTGCGTGCTGCTGTTTGTCCCGGCGATGAACTGGATGCGGAAGAAACCCAACTATACCAACAGATTAACCAGTATCGTGCCCAGTATGGCTTGCCCCCTATCCCCCTGGCCCCCTCCCTGAATCGGGTTGCCAATCGCCATGTGCGGGATATGGCTGAGAATCTGCGCCAGTTTACCCATGCCTGGAGTGATTGTCCCTACAACCCCAATCAGCCTAATACCTATCCCTGTATGTGGAACGCTCCCCAGCGTTTAGGCACAGCCTATCCCGGCATGGGTTACGAAAGTGCCCACGGCGGCCCTGCGGGTTACCGGGCAACAGCTGCTTCAGCCCTACAGGACTGGCAGGCCAGTTCTCACCACAATGATATGTTGCTCAACCGGGGTCTCTGGCAGGAACGACGCTGGCAGGCGATCGGACTCGCGATTTACCAGGGCTATGCGGTGCTGTGGTTTGGGGAAGTCCCTGATCCGGCCATGAGTGAACCCACGATCGCCCAACCGCCCCAACCCCCCAGCGATCGCGCCAGCTTTGAACGAGCCTTTCGGGAGGCGGATTTGGCAACCGCTGTGCAATTGGTTGAGCAGTATCGATCACGGGAATTTACTGATTACTATGGCTTGCGCCCGCCCACTGTTGCGATCAGCATCGACCAAATTAGCCAGACCTTGAACCATTGGCATCGGCAGACTGGGAAGAAACCAGCCCTTTCCTACGTCGTTTCCCTGCAAGATCGCCTGGATCTGATCCTAGTTTTGCCCAACTCACCCACGGCTGGCCAGCCCTATCCCCTGGGTCGCCTCTCCAAAGCCCTCGATCCTTTACAGATAGTCTTCCCCTTGTCGAGAAAGGTACCAGCGGCGGGGTCTCTGGTCCAATCCCCCCCGTCTCAGGCGGTTCGTAAAGTGTTACTTCGGACCGATCGTGCCAGCTTGCAAGCGGTGGTCACCCAGTTTCGACAAGCCCTGCTTGCCGGTGAGAATGGGGAGCCGACCGATTATCTAGAACCTGCGCAGCAACTCTACCAGGCCCTCATTGCCCCAATTCTCCCGGAACTGACGGCTAACCAAATTCAAACCCTGGAAATTTCTGCCGATGTGGGCCTGCGATCGCTCCCCTTTGCCGCTCTACATGATGGCCAACAGTTTCTGATCGAGCGCTATAGCCTGACCCTCATCCCTAGCTTTGCCCTCACGGACTATGGCACGGCGACGCTGCGCAATCAACCCGTGCTGGCAATGGGTATTTCCCAGAGCACCCAGGGGCAACAACCCTTACCGGCGGCGGCGATCGAGGTGGAAAACGTCACCCGTGGGGTTTGGCAAGGTCAAGGTCTCCTGAATCAGCAAGCCACGATCGCCCAGGTGGAACAGGCCAACCGAACGCAACGGTTTGGGATTTTGCACCTCGCCACCCATGCCCACTTTTCTCCTGGCCAAGCCCAACAGTCCTATATTCAATTTTGGGGTGAGCGATTAAAATTAAACCAGCTGCCTAGCTGGATGCAAGCCCTGCAAGGTCAGAACCAGCCCATTCAAATGTTAGTGTTGAGTGCCTGCCGCACCGCCTTGGGGAATGAGCAAGCCGAGTTAGGGTTTGCGGGGGTCGCGTTGGGTGCTCGCGTCAAAACTGCGATCGGGAGCCTGTGGGATGTCAGTGATGCCGCAACGCTAGGGCTGATCAGTGACTTTTATCGCCATTTACATACGGCCCCCACGAAAGCAGAAGCCCTCCGTCAAGCCCAATTAGCCATGCTGCATGGCAAAACCCGCCTGGAAGGGGATACCCTCCGCCTCACCCGCCAAACCCCGATTGCCCTGCCCAGCGATAGCCGTACCCTCCCAGCAGAGTTTAGGCATCCCTATTATTGGTCTGCCTTTACGGTCATTGGCAGTGGCTATTAA